The following are from one region of the Passer domesticus isolate bPasDom1 chromosome 13, bPasDom1.hap1, whole genome shotgun sequence genome:
- the CANX gene encoding calnexin isoform X2 produces MELKWLLWVTLLALGILAVQTHDTDEDNDADDVVDIEDDLDDGIEDVEESKSETSSAPPAPKVTYRPPVPTGEVYFAESFDKGTLDGWVLSRAKKDDTDDEIAKYDGKWEVQDMKETKLPGDKGLVMVTRAKHHAISSKLSKPFVFDTKPLIIQYEVNFQNGIECGGAYVKLLSKTPELNLDQFHDKTPYTIMFGPDKCGEDYKLHFIFRHKNPKTGKYEEKHAKRPDADLKTYFTDKKTHLYTLVLNPDNTFEILVDQTVVNSGNLLNDMSPPVNPPREIEDPNDQKPEDWDERPKIPDPDAVKPDDWDEDAPAKIADENAVKPEGWLDDEPEYVADPDAEKPEDWDEDMDGEWEAPQIANPKCEAAPGCGTWQRPMIDNPNYKGKWKPPMIDNVNYQGIWKPRKIPNPDFFEDLEPFKMTPVSAVGLELWSMTSDIFFDNFIICTDRAVADDWASDGWGLKKAADGAAEPGVVGQMMAAAEERPWLWVVYILTVALPVFLVILFCCSGKKQPSAAEYKKTDAPQPDVVDDEKEEEKDKGEKEEEEEEEDVNEEKLEKQKSDADLGSASQEEEEEEEEEDRKPASEEEETVNRSPRNRKPRKD; encoded by the exons ATGGAGCTGAAATGGCTGCTGTGGGTGACCCTGCTAGCCCTTGGGATCCTTGCTGTCCAGACACATGATACAGATGAAGACAATGATGCTGATGATGTAGTTGATATTGAGGATGACTTGGATGATGGTATTGAGGATGTAGAAGAGTCAAAGTCTGAAACAAGcagtgctcctccagctccaaaG GTTACTTACAGGCCCCCTGTCCCAACTGGTGAAGTGTATTTTGCGGAATCTTTTGATAAAGGAACTCTGGATGG ATGGGTCCTTTCCAGAGCTAAGAAAGATGATACAGATGATGAGATTGCCAAATATGATG GTAAGTGGGAAGTCCAAGACATGAAGGAAACAAAGCTTCCAGGAGACAAAGGGCTTGTAATGGTAACCCGAGCCAAGCATCATGCAATTTCGTCCAAACTTTCCAAGCCATTTGTGTTTGATACCAAACCCCTTATTATACA GTATGAAGTAAACTTCCAGAATGGAATAGAGTGTGGTGGGGCCTATGTGAAATTGCTTTCAAAAACCCCTGAGTTGAACCTG GATCAGTTCCATGACAAAACTCCATATACAATAATGTTTGGCCCTGACAAATGTGGAGAGGACTATAAATTGCACTTCATCTTCCGGCACAAAAACCCCAAGACCGGCAAATACGAGGAAAAGCACGCAAAGCGCCCAGATGCAGATCTGAAGACTTACTTTACTGATAAGAAGACTCATCTTTATACTCTAG TCTTGAATCCTGACAATACTTTTGAGATACTAGTTGATCAAACAGTTGTCAACAGTGGGAATTTGCTAAATGATATGTCACCTCCTGTGAATCCACCCCGAGAGATTGAGGACCCAAATGACCAGAAGCCCGAGGACTGGGATGAGAGGCCAAAAATCCCAGACCCAGATGCTGTTAAACCAGATGACTG GGATGAGGATGCTCCTGCAAAGATCGCGGATGAAAACGCTGTGAAACCAGAGGGCTGGCTGGATGATGAGCCAGAGTATGTAGCAGACCCTGATGCTGAGAAACCTGAAGATTG GGATGAAGATATGGATGGTGAATGGGAGGCACCTCAGATTGCAAATCCTAAAtgtgaggcagctcctggctgtggtACCTGGCAGCGCCCAATGATTGACAATCCAAACTACAAAGGCAAATGGAAGCCTCCTATGATTGATAACGTGAACTATCAG GGTATATGGAAACCTAGAAAGATCCCAAACCCAGATTTTTTTGAAGACTTGGAACCTTTCAAGATGACTCCCGTCAGTGCTGTGGGACTCGAGTTATGGTCCATGACATCTGACATCTTTTTTGACAACTTTATCATCTGTACTGATAGAGCTGTGGCTGATGATTGGGCCAGTGATGGATGGGGACTGAAAAAagcagctgatggtgctgcAGAG CCTGGTGTTGTGGGCCAGATGATGGCAGCTGCTGAAGAGCGTCCCTGGCTTTGGGTAGTCTACATCCTCACTGTGGCTTTGCCAGTGTTCCTTGTTATCCTCTTCTGTTGTTCTGGGAAG AAACAGCCAAGTGCTGCAGAATACAAGAAGACTGATGCTCCTCAGCCTGATGTGGTGGATGatgagaaggaagaagaaaaagataaaggagaaaaagaagaggaggaggaagaggaggatgtaAATGAGGAAAAGCTTG agaagcagaaaagtgaTGCTGATCTAGGAAGTGCTAGtcaagaggaggaagaagaggaggaggaggaagacaggaaacCTGCATCAGAG
- the CANX gene encoding calnexin isoform X1: MITGSCSRSYQPVLKNMELKWLLWVTLLALGILAVQTHDTDEDNDADDVVDIEDDLDDGIEDVEESKSETSSAPPAPKVTYRPPVPTGEVYFAESFDKGTLDGWVLSRAKKDDTDDEIAKYDGKWEVQDMKETKLPGDKGLVMVTRAKHHAISSKLSKPFVFDTKPLIIQYEVNFQNGIECGGAYVKLLSKTPELNLDQFHDKTPYTIMFGPDKCGEDYKLHFIFRHKNPKTGKYEEKHAKRPDADLKTYFTDKKTHLYTLVLNPDNTFEILVDQTVVNSGNLLNDMSPPVNPPREIEDPNDQKPEDWDERPKIPDPDAVKPDDWDEDAPAKIADENAVKPEGWLDDEPEYVADPDAEKPEDWDEDMDGEWEAPQIANPKCEAAPGCGTWQRPMIDNPNYKGKWKPPMIDNVNYQGIWKPRKIPNPDFFEDLEPFKMTPVSAVGLELWSMTSDIFFDNFIICTDRAVADDWASDGWGLKKAADGAAEPGVVGQMMAAAEERPWLWVVYILTVALPVFLVILFCCSGKKQPSAAEYKKTDAPQPDVVDDEKEEEKDKGEKEEEEEEEDVNEEKLEKQKSDADLGSASQEEEEEEEEEDRKPASEEEETVNRSPRNRKPRKD, from the exons ATGATAACTGGCAGTTGCAGCAGAAGCTACCAGCCTGTACTCAAG AACATGGAGCTGAAATGGCTGCTGTGGGTGACCCTGCTAGCCCTTGGGATCCTTGCTGTCCAGACACATGATACAGATGAAGACAATGATGCTGATGATGTAGTTGATATTGAGGATGACTTGGATGATGGTATTGAGGATGTAGAAGAGTCAAAGTCTGAAACAAGcagtgctcctccagctccaaaG GTTACTTACAGGCCCCCTGTCCCAACTGGTGAAGTGTATTTTGCGGAATCTTTTGATAAAGGAACTCTGGATGG ATGGGTCCTTTCCAGAGCTAAGAAAGATGATACAGATGATGAGATTGCCAAATATGATG GTAAGTGGGAAGTCCAAGACATGAAGGAAACAAAGCTTCCAGGAGACAAAGGGCTTGTAATGGTAACCCGAGCCAAGCATCATGCAATTTCGTCCAAACTTTCCAAGCCATTTGTGTTTGATACCAAACCCCTTATTATACA GTATGAAGTAAACTTCCAGAATGGAATAGAGTGTGGTGGGGCCTATGTGAAATTGCTTTCAAAAACCCCTGAGTTGAACCTG GATCAGTTCCATGACAAAACTCCATATACAATAATGTTTGGCCCTGACAAATGTGGAGAGGACTATAAATTGCACTTCATCTTCCGGCACAAAAACCCCAAGACCGGCAAATACGAGGAAAAGCACGCAAAGCGCCCAGATGCAGATCTGAAGACTTACTTTACTGATAAGAAGACTCATCTTTATACTCTAG TCTTGAATCCTGACAATACTTTTGAGATACTAGTTGATCAAACAGTTGTCAACAGTGGGAATTTGCTAAATGATATGTCACCTCCTGTGAATCCACCCCGAGAGATTGAGGACCCAAATGACCAGAAGCCCGAGGACTGGGATGAGAGGCCAAAAATCCCAGACCCAGATGCTGTTAAACCAGATGACTG GGATGAGGATGCTCCTGCAAAGATCGCGGATGAAAACGCTGTGAAACCAGAGGGCTGGCTGGATGATGAGCCAGAGTATGTAGCAGACCCTGATGCTGAGAAACCTGAAGATTG GGATGAAGATATGGATGGTGAATGGGAGGCACCTCAGATTGCAAATCCTAAAtgtgaggcagctcctggctgtggtACCTGGCAGCGCCCAATGATTGACAATCCAAACTACAAAGGCAAATGGAAGCCTCCTATGATTGATAACGTGAACTATCAG GGTATATGGAAACCTAGAAAGATCCCAAACCCAGATTTTTTTGAAGACTTGGAACCTTTCAAGATGACTCCCGTCAGTGCTGTGGGACTCGAGTTATGGTCCATGACATCTGACATCTTTTTTGACAACTTTATCATCTGTACTGATAGAGCTGTGGCTGATGATTGGGCCAGTGATGGATGGGGACTGAAAAAagcagctgatggtgctgcAGAG CCTGGTGTTGTGGGCCAGATGATGGCAGCTGCTGAAGAGCGTCCCTGGCTTTGGGTAGTCTACATCCTCACTGTGGCTTTGCCAGTGTTCCTTGTTATCCTCTTCTGTTGTTCTGGGAAG AAACAGCCAAGTGCTGCAGAATACAAGAAGACTGATGCTCCTCAGCCTGATGTGGTGGATGatgagaaggaagaagaaaaagataaaggagaaaaagaagaggaggaggaagaggaggatgtaAATGAGGAAAAGCTTG agaagcagaaaagtgaTGCTGATCTAGGAAGTGCTAGtcaagaggaggaagaagaggaggaggaggaagacaggaaacCTGCATCAGAG